GCCAAATGGAAATCTGGGCAGTTGACGAAGAAAAAGTATTAGAGAACGTCGAGAATCCTTTGAATGTCATGCGAGATCTGTGCGCACAATACAAACCGGTGGCAGTCAATGATCTGCCGCCGTTTCAGGGCGGATTTGTGGGATTTTTTAACTATGATCTGATCAGAAAATGGGAACATCTGCCCCATATTTCGCCGACAGATAGAATGCGTCCGGAAGCCGTTTTTATTGCCTGTCGTCATTTGGTAGTCTTCGATCATTTTACCCATTCAATTAAAGCAGTGGTCTTGGCCCATCTTAAAGAAAATGAAGATTTAAAAACAGCCTACTCACGGGCATGCCAGGAGGTTGAGCAGATAACGGCAAAACTGCAAAGCCCCTTATCACCGGTTTCAAAAAACGGTTCATTAACCCTAACTGATCTTAAATCCAATTTTTCAAAAGCTGACTTTGAAGATGTCGTCTGTAAAGCCAAGGATTTTATCGTTGCCGGTGAAGCCATCCAGATCGTTCTATCCCAAAAATTTTCGGCAACGGTATCCGGTGAAGACTTTGCCCTTTACCGAAGCCTCAGGAGCGTCAATCCATCGCCATATATGTTCTATTTAAATTTCGGCGATATTAAACTTATCGGTGCTTCTCCGGAGATACTGGTGCGTTTAACAGACGGCAGAATCGAACTTCGCCCCATTGCTGGTACCCGGCCCAGAGGTGCAACTCCTGAGGAAGACCAGGCATTGGAAAAGGATCTTATTACCGACCCCAAAGAACGCGCCGAGCATATCATGCTGGTTGATCTGGGTAGAAATGATGTCGGCAAGGTGGCGGCCTCCGGATCTGTATCGGTGCCGCGGCTTATGGAAATCGAGCGCTATTCACACGTGATGCATATCGTATCCCGGGTCGAAGGCATCTTGAAATCAAACGCAGACTGCTTTGATGTGTTTATGTCCGCATTTCCCGCCGGAACCGTCAGCGGCGCTCCCAAGATCCGTGCAATGGAAATTATCAGTGAATTGGAGCCCTGTGCACGGGCGTCATACGCTGGAGCGGTCGGCTATTTCGGGTTCAACGGCAATATGGATTTTTGCATCACCATCCGCACCATTGCGATTATGAATAACAGGCTGTCCGTTCAAGTCGGCGCCGGTATTGTGGCCGACTCGTCTCCTGAAAACGAGTATGAAGAGACCCTGAAAAAGGCCGGCGCCATGTTTAAAGCCATCGAAAAGGTAAAAGACAATGATATTGCTAATTGATAACTATGACTCCTTTACCTACAATCTGGTCCAGATCCTCGAGCAGCTTGACTACGAAGTAAAGGTCTTTCGAAACGACTGCATCGATATTCAGCGCATTTCAGCACTGAAGCCCTCAGCCATAGTGGTCTCGCCGGGTCCGGGCACACCTGCCGATTCGGGAGTTTCCATTAAGGCCATCGCGCATCTGGGGTCAACGATTCCGATTCTGGGCGTATGCCTCGGACATCAGGCCATTGCCGCATCATATGGCGCAAAGGTGGTCAGGGCTGAACGTATCATGCACGGCAAAACCTCCATGATCCATCACGACGGACGCAGTGTCTTTAAAGGTCTGGCCAATCCATTCAAGGCGGTACGTTACCATTCCCTTATCGTGCAAAAAGACACGGTCCCCAATTGTCTTGAAATCAGTGCCTGGACAGCAGATGGGGAGATCATGGGCTTAAGGCACTGCCAATACCCAGTGGAGGGTGTCCAGTTTCACCCCGAATCCATTTTGACCGAAGCAGGGTCAAATCTTTTAGAAAATTTTTCAACAAACGGAGGAAAACACCATGATTAAAGAATTAATTTCAAAAGTCGTTAAAGGCGAAGATCTCACAGAGGCTGAGATGGAAAAGGCCATGGCAGAGATAATGACCGGAACCGCCACCCCGGCACAAATCGGAGCGTTCATCACTGCCTTGAGATTCAAAGGCGAGACCGTTGATGAGATTACCGGTGCAGCCAGGGCCATGCGGGCCAGGGCCACAAAAATTAACGTCAACAATCATCTGGTTAACATTGATCGCGATGAGATCAATATCGATGACGAGACAATCCTCGATATTGTCGGCACTGGTGGTGACGGAACGCGCACGTTTAATGTATCCACGACAACGGCATTTGTGGCCGCGGGCGGCGGTATAAAGGTGGCCAAGCACGGCAACCGGGCGGTCTCCAGCCTGTGCGGCAGTGCAGACGTGCTTGAAAACCTAGGTGTGAATCTGGAGGTGACCAGTACCGATGTTGAAAAATGCATCAAGGAGGTCGGTATCGGATTTCTCTACGCCCCTATATTTCATGGGGCGATGAAACATGCTGCCGGCCCCAGGCAGGAGATTGGTATCCGCAGCATTTTTAATCTCCTGGGCCCTGTAACCAATCCGGCCAGTGCTTCGGTTCAGGTGCTGGGTGTCTACGAACAAAGCCTGACAGATAAAATTGCACTGGTTCTAAAGCGGCTGGGAACCAAAGAAGCCTTTGTGGTATGCGGTGAGGGAACATTTGATGAAATCAGCATCTGCGGACCGACACAGGTTGCCCATCTTAAAAACGATACTGTCAGCACATTTCAGATGACGCCGGAAGAGTATGATTTTGAAAGAGCGGGGCTGGATGACATTGTCGGCGGCGACGCAAAGGAAAATGCCAATATTACCCGCCAGGTCCTGAGCGGAGAGAAGAGTCCCAAAAGAGATATGGTATTGCTGAATGCATCGGCCGCTTTTGTGGCCGCGGGGTTGTGTACGGATTTCAAAGAGGGCATCCAGATCGCAGCAGATTCGATAGACTCCGGCAAAGCGCAGGCTAAACTCGATCAATTGATTGAATTCACCCGTCACTGCAAGCCCTTTGTTCGCAGGGAACCCTGAGGAGATTCGTATGCATGATCGACTGATTGAGATACTCGCTCAAAAACGGGATGAAGTGACCCAACTGAAAAGGTCCATGCCAGACAACAAGGACAAAGAGGGGCCGCCCCTGAGGGATTTCAAGGCCGCCATATCAAGACCGCAGCAGATCAGCCTGATCGCTGAGATCAAGTTTGCCTCGCCTTCAGCCGGAC
Above is a genomic segment from Desulfobacterales bacterium containing:
- the trpD gene encoding anthranilate phosphoribosyltransferase; amino-acid sequence: MIKELISKVVKGEDLTEAEMEKAMAEIMTGTATPAQIGAFITALRFKGETVDEITGAARAMRARATKINVNNHLVNIDRDEINIDDETILDIVGTGGDGTRTFNVSTTTAFVAAGGGIKVAKHGNRAVSSLCGSADVLENLGVNLEVTSTDVEKCIKEVGIGFLYAPIFHGAMKHAAGPRQEIGIRSIFNLLGPVTNPASASVQVLGVYEQSLTDKIALVLKRLGTKEAFVVCGEGTFDEISICGPTQVAHLKNDTVSTFQMTPEEYDFERAGLDDIVGGDAKENANITRQVLSGEKSPKRDMVLLNASAAFVAAGLCTDFKEGIQIAADSIDSGKAQAKLDQLIEFTRHCKPFVRREP
- a CDS encoding aminodeoxychorismate/anthranilate synthase component II, with protein sequence MILLIDNYDSFTYNLVQILEQLDYEVKVFRNDCIDIQRISALKPSAIVVSPGPGTPADSGVSIKAIAHLGSTIPILGVCLGHQAIAASYGAKVVRAERIMHGKTSMIHHDGRSVFKGLANPFKAVRYHSLIVQKDTVPNCLEISAWTADGEIMGLRHCQYPVEGVQFHPESILTEAGSNLLENFSTNGGKHHD
- the trpE gene encoding anthranilate synthase component I translates to MKIKPTFLEFKQMAQSGNLIPVHQEFLADTETPVSAYLKLKDDSYSYLLESAEGGKRWGRYSFIGRKPYLRATSRDSQMEIWAVDEEKVLENVENPLNVMRDLCAQYKPVAVNDLPPFQGGFVGFFNYDLIRKWEHLPHISPTDRMRPEAVFIACRHLVVFDHFTHSIKAVVLAHLKENEDLKTAYSRACQEVEQITAKLQSPLSPVSKNGSLTLTDLKSNFSKADFEDVVCKAKDFIVAGEAIQIVLSQKFSATVSGEDFALYRSLRSVNPSPYMFYLNFGDIKLIGASPEILVRLTDGRIELRPIAGTRPRGATPEEDQALEKDLITDPKERAEHIMLVDLGRNDVGKVAASGSVSVPRLMEIERYSHVMHIVSRVEGILKSNADCFDVFMSAFPAGTVSGAPKIRAMEIISELEPCARASYAGAVGYFGFNGNMDFCITIRTIAIMNNRLSVQVGAGIVADSSPENEYEETLKKAGAMFKAIEKVKDNDIAN